In the genome of Solibacillus silvestris, one region contains:
- a CDS encoding peptidase M3, with translation MSQAKSINYYKELIDLKDVEGIEAQFQRLLDVSIESIQDLENWIEDEKNLRFEIEEALTGHLVDFYRNTEDPHIKSTYLQDQQVIQPLLMTYEAKLNDKCCESPYFNELDENRYGLMKRFRESKVKLFRKENIPLLVKEQELCTKYSEIMGGLTVEWDGEEKPFPFIESQLDNLDRNVREKAYHLIRAAYRQIKPDTDALMDELVQLRHQIAINAGFENYRDYMFVAKNREYSIEDCYDFHENVEKHIIPAWNRLAEVFKSKLGVETYLPWDNTAKLLKNPPYAETSELLDGVAEMLGKTDPYFSDRLQYMREHGLLDLGDRKGKSPGGFCVPLPVSGDTFVFANFSPSFFSLIALIHEMGHAVNGYLQASEQGPIEEFQWRAEIAELYSHGMELLLLDKFNLFYPEEEEFKSAQREELRRAFTMLFGPLSGDLFQHWMYTNPQHTAKERDEKFYEISKRYGLSPVDTTGFEEVIGMSWIGTLHFIQYPFYDIEYSMSMLGALQLLENYQKNSQQAVEFYKKGASADYSQSIAAIYKETGVDFDFSESTVKRMGEFLEKVIQDINS, from the coding sequence ATGTCTCAAGCGAAAAGTATTAACTATTACAAAGAATTAATTGATTTGAAAGATGTCGAAGGGATTGAAGCCCAGTTTCAACGTTTACTTGATGTTTCAATTGAATCCATCCAGGATCTGGAGAATTGGATCGAGGATGAAAAAAATTTACGCTTTGAAATAGAAGAGGCGTTAACAGGCCATCTTGTCGACTTCTACCGAAATACCGAAGATCCGCATATCAAATCAACCTACCTTCAGGATCAGCAAGTCATTCAGCCTCTTTTAATGACATACGAGGCAAAGTTAAATGATAAATGCTGTGAGTCCCCTTATTTCAATGAATTGGATGAAAATCGTTACGGCTTAATGAAACGTTTTCGTGAGTCAAAAGTGAAACTGTTTAGAAAAGAGAATATCCCTCTATTAGTTAAGGAACAAGAACTATGCACAAAGTACAGTGAAATTATGGGTGGTCTCACTGTGGAATGGGACGGAGAGGAAAAACCTTTCCCTTTTATCGAATCGCAGCTTGACAATTTGGACAGAAACGTTCGGGAAAAAGCTTATCATTTAATTAGAGCTGCTTACCGTCAAATTAAGCCGGATACGGATGCGCTCATGGATGAACTCGTTCAACTACGCCACCAAATCGCAATCAATGCCGGATTTGAAAATTACCGTGATTATATGTTTGTCGCAAAAAACCGTGAGTACAGTATTGAAGATTGTTACGACTTTCATGAAAATGTTGAAAAGCATATTATTCCGGCTTGGAACAGGCTTGCAGAAGTTTTCAAGTCTAAACTTGGTGTCGAAACATATCTGCCTTGGGATAACACTGCAAAACTGTTGAAAAATCCTCCTTACGCTGAGACATCAGAGCTTTTGGACGGGGTTGCTGAAATGTTAGGAAAAACCGACCCGTATTTTTCAGACCGTTTGCAGTACATGAGAGAACACGGATTACTTGATCTTGGAGACCGTAAAGGTAAAAGTCCGGGTGGTTTCTGTGTCCCATTACCTGTTTCCGGTGATACATTTGTTTTTGCAAACTTTAGTCCTTCCTTTTTCTCGCTCATTGCTTTAATCCATGAGATGGGGCATGCGGTGAATGGTTACCTCCAAGCTTCAGAACAGGGCCCTATTGAAGAATTCCAGTGGCGAGCGGAAATAGCTGAATTGTATTCACACGGAATGGAATTGTTATTATTGGATAAATTTAATCTATTTTATCCGGAAGAAGAGGAATTCAAAAGCGCACAACGTGAAGAACTGAGACGGGCATTTACGATGTTATTCGGCCCATTGTCTGGGGATCTTTTCCAACATTGGATGTATACAAATCCTCAGCATACAGCAAAGGAACGTGATGAGAAGTTTTATGAAATTTCAAAACGTTACGGGTTGAGCCCAGTTGATACGACCGGTTTTGAAGAGGTAATTGGCATGAGCTGGATCGGTACCCTCCACTTTATTCAATATCCTTTTTATGATATTGAATACTCGATGTCAATGCTCGGTGCACTTCAATTACTTGAGAATTATCAAAAGAATTCGCAGCAAGCTGTCGAATTTTACAAAAAAGGTGCAAGTGCGGATTACAGTCAATCCATTGCAGCGATTTATAAAGAAACTGGCGTCGATTTTGACTTTTCAGAGTCAACTGTTAAACGCATGGGTGAATTCTTGGAAAAAGTGATACAGGATATTAATTCATAA
- a CDS encoding arsenic resistance protein, producing the protein MISREQLEKNQVTIYIITLLLAGFTGLNFLEFQNELEKLIPFILGILMYSMFVQIPFAALKETFSNRRFFYALCIVNFIAVPIVVWTLTLFLPDYPPLLLGVYLVLLTPCIDYVIVFTMLGKGNEKAMLSATPFLFVAQMLLLPFYLWFFISEQAANIVDVAPFFEAFVSFIVFPLVVALIVQISSKEGGRVFEISSWLPVPFMALTLFVIVASQIGKLSGSFEWILKVIPIYIAFLIIMPFISKIIAKKLHLDIRTGRALIFSGSTRNSLVVLPFALAMPEEIRSLVVAIIVTQTLVEIVGELIYIRIIPHIILRDE; encoded by the coding sequence ATGATTTCAAGAGAACAGCTTGAAAAGAATCAAGTAACGATATATATCATAACTTTACTATTGGCCGGATTTACAGGATTGAATTTTCTGGAGTTTCAAAATGAATTGGAAAAATTAATCCCGTTTATCCTTGGAATATTAATGTACAGTATGTTTGTTCAAATTCCTTTTGCAGCTTTAAAAGAAACTTTTTCAAACCGGCGTTTCTTTTACGCACTCTGTATAGTCAATTTTATTGCGGTTCCCATTGTCGTATGGACCCTGACGTTATTTCTTCCAGATTATCCGCCACTACTTTTAGGCGTTTATCTTGTTTTACTCACTCCATGTATAGATTATGTCATAGTATTTACAATGCTTGGCAAGGGGAATGAAAAAGCGATGCTCAGTGCCACACCCTTTCTTTTTGTTGCACAAATGCTGTTACTGCCGTTTTATTTATGGTTTTTTATCAGCGAACAAGCGGCAAATATAGTAGATGTGGCTCCATTTTTTGAAGCGTTTGTCTCATTTATTGTTTTTCCATTAGTTGTTGCACTTATTGTACAAATTTCATCAAAAGAGGGCGGTCGTGTTTTTGAGATATCTTCGTGGCTTCCGGTACCATTTATGGCTTTAACTCTTTTTGTAATTGTTGCATCACAAATCGGCAAATTGTCGGGTTCATTTGAATGGATTTTAAAAGTAATCCCCATCTACATAGCATTTTTGATCATTATGCCTTTCATCTCAAAGATCATCGCGAAAAAGCTTCATCTAGATATCCGGACAGGCCGTGCATTGATCTTTAGCGGATCGACACGTAATTCACTTGTTGTATTACCATTTGCACTTGCAATGCCTGAGGAAATCCGATCGCTCGTTGTGGCGATTATTGTCACCCAGACACTTGTTGAAATTGTGGGGGAGCTTATCTATATTCGCATCATTCCACATATCATCTTGCGTGATGAATAG
- a CDS encoding serine acetyltransferase, with product MKIEDWLNKETSTIANKLIDYNKKHIEVEKSIGFTGRDQIHHILDSFYEVFFPTIYNQGVVDETRTLMKLNNNLRQSALDLRDIIEKVLIYQNFDNCDGQCREKADHVVMKLMDRFPEIRETIQTDIQAAYNGDPAATSTEEIMLSYPSIRAVFIHRIAHELYKMDVTIVPRIMSEYAHQLTGIDIHPGAKIGHSFFIDHGTGVVVGETCTIGNNVKIYQGVTLGALSFPLDENGNPIKGVKRHPNIEDNVVIYAGATILGGKTTIGHDTVLGSNIWLTYSVPPYSRVYNSQPSPNISNSKEVVIEYEI from the coding sequence ATGAAAATCGAGGACTGGTTAAATAAAGAAACATCAACAATCGCTAATAAGCTAATCGACTATAACAAAAAACATATTGAAGTGGAAAAATCGATTGGATTCACTGGCCGTGATCAAATCCATCATATATTGGATAGTTTTTATGAAGTTTTCTTCCCGACGATTTATAATCAAGGTGTTGTCGATGAAACACGTACATTGATGAAACTGAATAATAATCTTCGTCAATCAGCGTTGGATTTGCGTGATATTATCGAGAAAGTATTAATCTACCAAAACTTTGATAATTGTGATGGGCAATGCCGAGAAAAAGCGGATCATGTTGTAATGAAGTTAATGGACCGTTTCCCTGAAATCCGTGAAACAATTCAAACAGATATCCAGGCTGCATATAACGGAGATCCTGCTGCTACATCAACGGAAGAAATCATGTTAAGCTACCCGTCGATACGTGCTGTATTTATCCATCGTATTGCACATGAACTGTATAAAATGGATGTCACAATCGTTCCACGTATCATGTCTGAATATGCACACCAGTTAACAGGAATCGATATTCATCCAGGTGCCAAGATCGGCCATTCGTTTTTCATTGACCACGGCACAGGTGTCGTTGTTGGAGAAACGTGCACAATCGGCAACAATGTTAAAATCTATCAAGGTGTAACGTTAGGTGCGTTAAGTTTCCCCCTTGATGAAAACGGTAACCCGATTAAAGGTGTAAAACGTCATCCAAATATTGAGGATAATGTTGTCATTTACGCTGGAGCTACAATTTTAGGCGGGAAAACTACAATTGGTCATGACACGGTGCTTGGCAGTAATATTTGGCTGACATATTCGGTGCCGCCATATTCACGTGTTTATAATTCACAGCCATCTCCGAATATTAGCAATAGTAAAGAAGTTGTAATCGAATACGAAATTTAA
- a CDS encoding anti-sigma factor, producing the protein MNDKLKKLHTQYKDIPIPQELEMMIEKNLQRPPKKRKRKLPLFLTSVAAAAILFTVGLNTNPAMAKNLADVPVIGQVVKVLTFTEYEMVKDEYTVDIQVPQISGSSADIEALNEKYAQEGKLLYEQFKTDIEEMEAGNMAVNSGYVIKTDTDEILSFGRYVEVIVASSSSVMQYTTIDKQAETAITLPSLFKDDRYVEIISRYLEDEMRRKMIETKGDEMYWVGGTEWHDESFGVFEGISPEQNFYITEAGKLVISFDEYEAAPGFMGLVTFEIPTELLQDVLVSNKYIK; encoded by the coding sequence ATGAATGATAAATTAAAAAAGCTACACACACAATATAAGGATATACCGATTCCACAGGAACTTGAGATGATGATTGAAAAAAATCTGCAACGTCCTCCTAAGAAGAGAAAACGTAAACTGCCTCTTTTTTTAACATCTGTTGCTGCGGCGGCAATTCTGTTTACAGTAGGCCTTAATACAAATCCTGCGATGGCGAAAAATTTGGCGGATGTACCGGTCATTGGTCAAGTCGTCAAGGTGCTTACATTTACAGAATATGAAATGGTCAAGGATGAATATACAGTTGATATCCAAGTGCCTCAAATTTCTGGTTCTTCTGCTGACATCGAAGCATTGAACGAAAAATACGCTCAGGAAGGTAAATTACTTTATGAGCAGTTCAAGACGGATATTGAGGAAATGGAAGCTGGAAATATGGCAGTAAACAGCGGCTACGTTATCAAAACAGATACCGATGAAATATTGTCATTCGGTCGTTATGTAGAAGTTATTGTCGCCTCCTCTTCATCTGTTATGCAGTACACTACGATTGATAAACAGGCGGAAACGGCCATTACATTACCGAGTCTGTTTAAAGACGATCGCTACGTAGAAATTATTAGTCGCTATTTGGAAGATGAAATGCGCAGGAAAATGATTGAAACAAAAGGTGATGAAATGTACTGGGTAGGCGGAACTGAATGGCATGACGAATCATTTGGTGTCTTTGAAGGCATTTCACCTGAGCAAAACTTCTATATTACAGAAGCAGGTAAGCTTGTGATCTCCTTTGATGAATATGAAGCAGCACCAGGCTTTATGGGACTTGTAACATTTGAAATTCCGACAGAGCTGCTTCAGGATGTGCTGGTGAGCAATAAATATATTAAGTAA
- a CDS encoding RNA polymerase subunit sigma-70, protein MIEELENAFITFIRTQQNSLYLLAYSYTKNEQDALDVVQDSIQKGWLALEKLTNRDQMKSWFYTILVRTAIDLLRKQKRVELIGDDSLLLLSEEDSYLNLDLQQALHRLPLQLREVVVLRYFEDLKIEDVAHILTIPLSTAKSRLYRALKLLKIELETEEN, encoded by the coding sequence ATGATTGAAGAATTAGAAAATGCATTTATTACATTTATCCGGACGCAGCAAAATTCGCTATATTTACTGGCATATAGCTATACAAAAAACGAGCAGGATGCACTCGATGTCGTGCAGGACAGTATTCAAAAAGGTTGGCTTGCACTTGAGAAACTGACAAACCGTGATCAGATGAAAAGCTGGTTTTATACGATTTTAGTCCGAACAGCGATTGATTTACTACGTAAACAAAAGCGGGTCGAGCTCATTGGGGACGATTCCCTTCTGCTATTATCTGAGGAAGATTCATACCTCAATCTTGATTTACAGCAGGCATTGCATCGTTTACCTCTACAGCTGCGTGAGGTGGTAGTGCTGCGCTATTTTGAGGATCTGAAAATCGAAGACGTCGCGCACATTTTGACGATTCCTCTAAGTACGGCGAAATCAAGACTTTATAGAGCGTTAAAGCTATTAAAAATTGAGCTTGAAACGGAGGAGAATTAA
- a CDS encoding reductase produces MGFISKLFGNKKMEETKMEKLNIGIILGSTREGRVSPQVGAWVKEIADKRGDANYTIIDIADFKLPLLGEPGGDASGAGGWSEAIAKQDGFVFIVQEYNHSITGALKNALDYLREEWNNKAAGIVSYGSVGGARATEHLRGILGELLVADVRVHPALSLFTDFENGTDFKPAVHQQNSVNEMLDQVIPWSKALKTIR; encoded by the coding sequence ATGGGATTCATCAGTAAACTATTTGGAAATAAGAAAATGGAGGAAACAAAAATGGAAAAATTAAACATCGGTATTATTTTAGGATCAACTCGTGAAGGCCGTGTAAGCCCTCAAGTCGGTGCATGGGTAAAAGAAATCGCGGATAAACGCGGAGACGCGAACTATACAATTATTGATATCGCGGACTTCAAACTACCATTGCTAGGCGAACCTGGTGGGGATGCGTCAGGTGCTGGCGGCTGGTCTGAAGCAATCGCAAAACAAGACGGTTTCGTATTCATTGTTCAGGAATACAATCATTCAATTACAGGCGCACTGAAAAATGCATTAGACTATTTACGTGAAGAGTGGAACAATAAAGCAGCTGGTATTGTATCTTACGGTTCTGTAGGAGGAGCACGCGCTACTGAACATTTACGCGGTATTCTAGGGGAATTATTGGTTGCGGATGTACGTGTGCACCCGGCATTATCATTATTTACGGACTTCGAAAACGGAACAGACTTTAAACCAGCTGTCCACCAACAAAACTCAGTTAATGAAATGTTAGACCAAGTAATTCCATGGTCAAAAGCTTTAAAAACAATTCGTTAA
- a CDS encoding ring-cleaving dioxygenase, with translation MKKHTTGIHHITAIVGHPQENVDFYAGVLGLRLVKKTVNFDDPETYHLYFGNQGGEPGTIITFFPWPAAYKGKIGDGQVGVTTYLVPVGAMDFWKERLTKFNILFKEETRFEENYLQFDDPHGLHLEIVERDGGSPNGWTFGGITADVAIKGFGGAILYSSQPEQTINTLVDVMGLEKLGREGDYVRLEATASIGNIVDVKMTVGNRGAMGVGTVHHIAWRANDDQDHKEWQQYALDKGQHVTEIKDRNYFNAVYFRESGEILFEIATDPPGFAHDETPETMGEQLKLPVQYEEFRDHLENSLVPIKVRELD, from the coding sequence ATGAAAAAACATACAACGGGTATTCATCACATTACAGCAATCGTCGGTCATCCTCAGGAAAATGTCGATTTCTATGCAGGTGTTCTCGGATTACGACTCGTAAAAAAAACAGTCAATTTTGACGATCCAGAAACATATCACCTATATTTCGGGAATCAAGGCGGGGAGCCAGGGACAATCATTACTTTCTTCCCTTGGCCGGCAGCATATAAAGGTAAAATCGGCGATGGTCAAGTTGGCGTGACGACATACTTGGTGCCTGTGGGAGCAATGGACTTCTGGAAAGAACGGTTAACAAAATTCAATATACTATTTAAAGAAGAAACAAGATTTGAAGAGAACTATCTACAGTTCGACGATCCACATGGACTGCATTTAGAAATTGTTGAACGTGATGGGGGTTCACCAAACGGCTGGACGTTTGGTGGAATCACTGCGGATGTAGCAATCAAAGGCTTTGGCGGTGCAATTTTATATTCATCGCAGCCAGAACAAACAATTAATACATTAGTTGACGTAATGGGACTTGAAAAGCTTGGCCGTGAAGGAGACTATGTACGACTAGAAGCAACAGCATCCATTGGCAATATTGTCGACGTTAAAATGACGGTCGGCAATCGTGGGGCGATGGGTGTTGGAACGGTGCACCATATTGCATGGCGTGCAAACGACGATCAAGATCATAAAGAATGGCAGCAATACGCTTTGGATAAAGGTCAGCATGTAACGGAAATAAAAGACCGCAATTATTTCAATGCTGTTTACTTCCGTGAGTCGGGTGAAATTTTATTCGAAATTGCGACAGACCCACCAGGATTTGCGCATGATGAAACGCCGGAAACAATGGGCGAGCAATTAAAATTGCCGGTGCAATATGAAGAGTTCCGTGACCATTTGGAAAACTCGCTTGTCCCGATTAAAGTTAGAGAACTAGATTAA
- a CDS encoding GCN5 family acetyltransferase, whose product MNKIGEKSIVRKANESDTSQILAVMKDAEQSGFMLFAPDERNMAPAALSKLINSINQTPTSGFFIAEHQDEILGFLLLKAETLSRTSHRAQIAVGVHSKSRGKGVGTALFAHMIQWAKQGQLHRLELTVIEHNEQAVHLYKKMGFEVEGLKSNSLLIDGQYVNELYMAKLL is encoded by the coding sequence ATGAACAAAATCGGTGAAAAAAGTATAGTCAGAAAAGCGAACGAAAGTGATACATCACAAATACTTGCAGTGATGAAAGATGCAGAACAGTCCGGATTTATGCTCTTTGCACCGGATGAAAGAAACATGGCACCAGCTGCTTTAAGCAAGTTAATCAATTCCATTAATCAAACACCAACATCCGGTTTCTTTATCGCAGAGCATCAGGATGAGATTTTAGGGTTTCTCCTTTTAAAAGCGGAAACGTTATCCCGCACTTCTCACCGGGCTCAAATTGCTGTCGGTGTACATAGTAAAAGTCGCGGTAAAGGGGTCGGCACCGCTTTGTTCGCCCATATGATTCAGTGGGCAAAACAGGGGCAGCTCCACCGACTTGAATTAACGGTCATTGAACATAATGAACAAGCTGTCCATCTTTATAAGAAAATGGGGTTTGAAGTTGAAGGCTTAAAAAGCAATTCTTTACTTATTGACGGACAATATGTAAATGAACTATATATGGCAAAATTACTTTAA
- a CDS encoding imidazolonepropionase, giving the protein MKLLKNGFIVNMETGEFSRQDIYIENNEIIKIAPNIQMDDVEAIDCTNKWLIPGLIDMHVHIKKHFANYFTAAGITTVRNTAGSIIELKPFIDANGSKLEPRVISADRMIDGPPGLWGDDTAYNINVDNADLAKQEVARQVELGAHFIKVYGWLDPEYMEVVVSEARKHNLEVSSDILYSKKVDALHAAAIGIDWLEHGSGIIQAMYPEWSMDAPKEIWDSIPWEQPDEQLIESICKELLKKDIKLCPTIVLYDQMRLADHYWTTTHEVVHHMENSDYLFKHWPQAVQAKQGQVTFGIQTKTIQKIAYTYYKMGGTVVTGTDTPAGSFTYPGFALHRELQLFVDAGFTPLEALQQATINAAKALKVADLGDIKEGFTADLLVLNENPLSDIENTMKIDRIVKDGKLYAIHELLENIPTEQEINDYTKELIKTFEELGLNAGN; this is encoded by the coding sequence ATGAAATTATTAAAAAACGGGTTTATCGTTAATATGGAAACAGGGGAGTTTAGTAGGCAGGATATTTATATTGAAAATAATGAAATTATAAAAATAGCTCCCAATATTCAAATGGATGATGTAGAAGCGATTGATTGTACGAATAAATGGCTGATTCCAGGATTGATTGATATGCATGTCCATATAAAAAAACACTTTGCCAATTACTTCACAGCAGCAGGTATTACAACGGTTCGCAATACTGCGGGAAGCATTATTGAACTTAAACCATTTATCGATGCGAACGGGAGTAAATTAGAACCGCGCGTTATTTCTGCAGATCGTATGATTGACGGTCCTCCAGGGTTATGGGGAGATGATACTGCCTATAACATTAATGTCGACAATGCAGATCTTGCAAAACAGGAAGTAGCACGGCAAGTAGAGCTTGGTGCACATTTTATTAAAGTTTACGGCTGGCTTGATCCGGAATATATGGAAGTAGTAGTGAGTGAAGCGCGAAAACATAATTTAGAAGTAAGTAGTGATATATTATATTCAAAAAAAGTAGATGCACTTCATGCGGCAGCCATAGGGATTGATTGGCTTGAACATGGCTCTGGTATTATTCAGGCGATGTATCCAGAATGGTCAATGGATGCACCGAAAGAGATCTGGGATTCAATACCTTGGGAACAGCCGGATGAACAATTGATAGAAAGCATATGTAAAGAATTATTGAAAAAGGATATTAAGCTTTGCCCAACAATCGTTTTATATGATCAAATGCGATTAGCAGATCACTATTGGACAACAACACATGAAGTTGTTCATCATATGGAAAATAGTGACTACTTATTTAAGCATTGGCCACAAGCTGTACAGGCAAAACAAGGACAGGTTACGTTTGGAATTCAAACGAAAACGATTCAAAAAATTGCCTATACCTATTATAAAATGGGCGGTACTGTTGTGACAGGGACAGATACACCTGCGGGAAGCTTTACATATCCGGGCTTTGCGTTACATCGGGAGCTTCAACTGTTTGTTGATGCCGGATTTACACCATTAGAGGCCCTTCAACAAGCTACAATTAATGCAGCGAAAGCTTTGAAAGTAGCTGATTTAGGAGATATAAAAGAAGGTTTTACTGCGGATCTATTAGTATTGAATGAAAATCCCCTTAGCGATATAGAAAATACAATGAAAATCGATCGGATAGTAAAGGATGGCAAACTGTATGCCATTCATGAGCTACTTGAAAATATTCCGACGGAGCAAGAGATAAACGATTATACCAAAGAATTAATTAAAACTTTTGAAGAACTAGGATTAAATGCAGGAAATTAG
- a CDS encoding glycine/betaine ABC transporter permease: MKKVGIVFWSSFTLVMLAVLVGIIAPQTLENVTKNIQNLLTYNFGWYYLLVVAIIIAFCVFLILSPVGAIRLGKPTDRPDYSNASWFAMLFSAGMGIGLVFWGAAEPLSHFAISSPQAPVGSQQALKDSFRYTFFHWGISAWAIYGVVALALAYSNFRKGAPGLISSTLFPLFGEKTKGPIGYIIDIIAVFATVIGVATTLGLGAQQINGGLSYLFDLPINFTVQLIIIVIVTVLFIISASTGLDKGIQLLSNWNLYLAATLLLLTLFIGPTVAIMNDFTSGLGSYLQNFVHMSLRMEPGDAGSRDWINGWTIFYWAWWMSWSPFVGIFIARISKGRTIREFLMGVILAPTLVSIFWFATFGTTAIETYLTKDQTLVELPTEQLLFGVFGNMPFGFILSIIALLLVAIFFITSADSATFVLGMQTTFGSMNPSFKIKLIWGILQAAIAASLLFSGGLTALQNAAIIVAFPFSFIILLMMLSLYKSLMAERKKLGLYIRPKKQHTPDGQKKDG; encoded by the coding sequence ATGAAAAAAGTAGGCATTGTTTTTTGGAGCTCGTTTACGTTAGTAATGCTGGCTGTTCTAGTCGGTATAATTGCTCCACAGACATTAGAAAATGTCACCAAGAACATTCAAAATTTACTTACTTATAATTTTGGCTGGTATTATTTATTAGTCGTTGCAATCATTATTGCGTTTTGTGTTTTCCTTATATTGAGTCCTGTTGGAGCCATACGTCTTGGTAAGCCGACTGACCGGCCGGACTACAGCAATGCATCATGGTTTGCGATGCTATTCAGTGCGGGTATGGGAATTGGTTTAGTGTTCTGGGGGGCAGCGGAACCATTATCACATTTTGCTATTAGTTCCCCACAGGCTCCTGTAGGTTCCCAGCAAGCATTGAAAGATTCATTTCGATACACGTTCTTCCATTGGGGAATTTCCGCTTGGGCCATTTATGGTGTAGTCGCATTGGCACTCGCCTACTCCAATTTCCGTAAAGGGGCACCCGGTTTAATAAGTTCCACACTTTTTCCTCTTTTCGGTGAAAAAACAAAGGGTCCTATTGGATATATAATTGATATTATCGCGGTCTTCGCTACAGTAATAGGTGTTGCCACAACACTCGGTTTAGGTGCACAGCAAATTAATGGCGGTCTTTCCTATTTATTTGACCTTCCAATCAACTTTACTGTTCAATTAATCATCATTGTTATCGTTACGGTATTGTTTATCATTTCCGCTTCAACCGGTCTTGATAAAGGAATTCAACTTTTAAGTAATTGGAACCTCTATTTGGCAGCTACCCTACTATTATTAACGTTATTTATTGGACCTACTGTTGCAATAATGAATGATTTCACTTCGGGGCTTGGCAGCTATTTGCAGAATTTCGTGCATATGAGCTTACGCATGGAACCGGGTGATGCGGGCAGCCGTGATTGGATTAACGGTTGGACGATTTTCTATTGGGCATGGTGGATGTCCTGGTCTCCATTTGTCGGTATTTTCATTGCACGTATTTCAAAAGGACGAACAATCCGTGAATTTTTAATGGGTGTTATTTTAGCACCGACACTTGTTAGTATTTTCTGGTTTGCTACGTTTGGTACTACAGCGATAGAAACATACCTTACGAAAGACCAGACACTAGTTGAATTACCGACAGAGCAACTATTGTTCGGTGTATTTGGTAATATGCCATTCGGTTTTATATTATCGATTATCGCACTGCTGCTTGTTGCGATATTCTTTATTACTTCAGCCGATTCGGCTACATTTGTTCTAGGTATGCAAACAACTTTTGGTTCGATGAATCCATCATTTAAAATTAAGCTGATTTGGGGAATTTTACAGGCTGCCATTGCGGCAAGTCTTTTATTCTCAGGTGGTCTGACCGCACTGCAGAATGCAGCGATTATAGTTGCCTTCCCGTTTTCGTTTATCATATTACTAATGATGCTTTCACTCTACAAATCATTAATGGCAGAACGGAAGAAATTAGGTCTATATATTCGACCGAAAAAACAGCATACCCCGGATGGTCAGAAAAAAGATGGCTGA